In Nicotiana tabacum cultivar K326 chromosome 11, ASM71507v2, whole genome shotgun sequence, a single window of DNA contains:
- the LOC107821993 gene encoding uncharacterized protein LOC107821993 produces the protein MITDPSDRLSSWQGGNCCNWEGIKCSSSGHVVVVNLRNPNPDEIMINVNEEVVSNSNNTFDFALKGTISPLLFTLNHMQHLDLSFNNFMLSKLPTEISNLTKLTYLNLSNAMFQDSITTQFSNLTSLRFLDLSCANLVPDFSSFSVSLTFPLRLDFGSLSSFISYGRISSPNLRWLEGLRDLRYLVLIGVDLSKASESFHWAKPISSLSNLMSLRLSNCNISGRIPTVELLNLTNLSTLEMSSNALTSWIPDLLSNLTTLSTLDFSGNDLHGHIPYLPQLERLSVASNPAMIINLVSMFSVPWSKLTFLDISFTGVGGTIPPSLSNSTSLTSFRADGCSIQGSIPSSITKLKKLSVLMLNDNNITGQLPVSMSSLRSLQYLSLFQNRLEGHIPISICRIPSLEYLNLEWNDLTGRLPLCILQLPKLSSLYIQRDRLNGNMPLSLFQKSRLEEISLGTSGLSLEIDDQHQPFVQTFQPKILEFTSCNMRGGIPEFFSNLTKLVVLNLSNNSLSGAIPYWLFNLPSLSILALSMNNFEGFIPPMIQLKSSRFPTIVNLARNNLQGPIPSQLLNVNVIDLTLNSFVGLIPTQIGKVPGIRSISLSGNKIHGPIPESFCRATNVLQVLDLSNNSLSGTIRRNLGNCKSLIYLNLGQNKLTGSIPKELERVTSLRYLDLSGNDFEGFFPAVIENFQDLEILKLAGNRFEGRIPKFIGDLHQLRILVLASNSFNESIPEELMKLENLQYIGLSSNNLSGPIPENLDGLKMMMKRENEATILGYAYSLKFTGAQLEIVTKGQTQWLESVYSYHTGFDVSSNTLTGKIPEKFGLLSGLPLLNLSHNNLFGLIPKTTGEMSSLESLDLSYNHFTGEIPVTLTVLDFLQHLNMSYNNLSGRIPSGPHFDTLYQDGTAYIGNKYLCGAPGGMNCSNYAPSINETVENRYDQENVLFVVVIFLGYVTGLSGLFLFLYLMKDNWRNMYWRAVDRIVLKIVNRGS, from the coding sequence ATGATAACTGATCCATCTGATCGGTTATCTTCATGGCAAGGCGGAAACTGTTGCAATTGGGAAGGAATCAAATGCTCAAGTTCAGGTCATGTTGTAGTTGTCAATCTCCGGAATCCTAATCCGGATGAAATCATGATCAATGTCAATGAGGAAGTTGTTTCAAATTCTAACAATACATTTGATTTTGCCCTTAAAGGTACTATATCTCCATTGCTCTTTACTCTTAACCATATGCAACATCTTGACCTGAGTTTCAACAACTTCATGCTCTCTAAACTACCTACTGAGATATCAAACTTAACAAAGTTGACTTATCTCAACCTCTCAAATGCTATGTTTCAAGATTCCATCACCACACAATTTTCAAACCTTACATCTCTAAGGTTTCTTGATCTTTCATGTGCTAATTTAGTAcctgatttttcttctttttctgtcaGCTTGACATTTCCGCTAAGGTTAGATTTTGGCTCACTGTCGTCTTTTATCAGCTATGGTCGTATATCTAGTCCAAATCTAAGGTGGTTAGAAGGACTCCGCGACCTTAGATATCTTGTATTGATAGGTGTTGATCTATCAAAGGCGTCCGAATCATTTCATTGGGCTAAACCAATATCAAGTCTTTCAAATCTCATGTCACTTCGTTTGTCCAACTGCAACATTTCAGGAAGAATTCCAACAGTGGAGTTACTTAATCTTACTAATCTTTCTACTCTAGAAATGAGTTCTAACGCTCTAACATCCTGGATACCTGATCTGCTATCGAACCTCACAACCCTCTCAACTCTTGATTTTAGTGGCAACGATTTACATGGTCATATCCCTTACCTTCCTCAGCTTGAAAGACTTTCTGTTGCTAGCAATCCTGCTATGATCATCAATCTTGTTTCAATGTTTTCAGTCCCATGGTCAAAGTTGACATTTCTTGACATAAGTTTCACAGGGGTAGGTGGAACGATTCCTCCTTCGTTAAGCAATTCAACTTCATTAACCTCTTTCCGAGCTGATGGTTGCTCGATCCAAGGGTCGATACCTTCTTCCATCACAAAACTTAAGAAATTAAGTGTACTGATGCTCAATGACAACAACATTACCGGCCAACTTCCTGTATCAATGTCCAGTTTAAGAAGCCTTCAGTACTTATCTCTATTTCAGAACAGATTAGAAGGGCATATTCCCATTTCAATTTGTCGAATCCCCTCCCTCGAGTACCTGAATTTAGAATGGAACGATCTAACAGGACGTCTTCCCTTGTGCATACTTCAGCTTCCTAAACTTTCATCTCTTTATATTCAGAGGGATAGGCTGAATGGTAATATGCCATTGTCTTTATTCCAAAAGTCTAGATTGGAAGAAATTAGTTTAGGAACAAGTGGATTGTCATTGGAAATTGATGATCAACATCAACCCTTTGTGCAAACTTTTCAGCCCAAGATTTTGGAATTCACATCTTGCAACATGAGAGGAGGAATCccagaattcttttcaaattTGACGAAACTCGTGGTTTTAAATTTGTCTAACAACAGTCTATCAGGAGCCATACCATATTGGTTGTTCAATCTCCCTTCCCTTTCTATACTAGCTTTGTCTATGAATAACTTCGAGGGATTTATACCGCCAATGATTCAGCTGAAATCTTCTCGTTTCCCAACAATAGTAAATTTAGCCAGAAATAACCTTCAAGGTCCTATCCCTTCTCAGCTCCTGAATGTTAATGTCATCGATTTGACACTTAACAGTTTCGTAGGCTTAATTCCAACACAGATAGGAAAAGTTCCTGGTATCAGGTCCATATCATTATCAGGGAACAAAATTCATGGTCCAATACCAGAATCATTTTGCCGAGCAACTAATGTCCTCCAGGTTCTTGATCTCTCCAATAATAGCTTGTCAGGCACCATACGACGTAATCTGGGAAACTGCAAGTCTCTCATTTACCTTAATCTTGGACAAAACAAGCTCACTGGAAGTATTCCAAAAGAACTTGAACGCGTCACAAGCCTTCGTTATCTGGATTTGAGTGGGAATGACTTTGAAGGATTTTTTCCAGCAGTGATCGAAAACTTTCAAGATTTGGAGATTCTGAAGTTGGCAGGCAACAGATTTGAAGGAAGGATACCAAAGTTCATTGGCGACTTACACCAACTCCGTATTCTCGTGCTTGCATCAAACTCTTTCAATGAATCAATTCCAGAAGAGCTAATGAAGTTGGAAAATCTACAATATATTGGCTTGTCCAGTAACAATCTATCTGGCCCCATTCCTGAGAATCTTGATGGcttgaaaatgatgatgaaaagaGAAAATGAGGCGACCATCTTAGGTTATGCTTACTCCCTCAAGTTCACTGGTGCTCAGCTAGAAATAGTCACCAAAGGACAGACACAATGGCTTGAGTCAGTCTATTCCTACCACACTGGATTCGACGTCTCAAGCAACACTCTCACTGGTAAAATCCCTGAGAAATTTGGCCTTTTAAGTGGACTTCCATTGCTGAACCTCTCACATAATAATCTTTTCGGATTGATTCCAAAGACTACTGGTGAGATGAGTTCCCTCGAGTCGTTGGATCTCAGTTACAACCATTTCACAGGAGAAATTCCAGTGACATTAACAGTGTTAGATTTCCTCCAGCATCTCAACATGTCTTATAACAATTTGAGTGGAAGAATTCCAAGCGGTCCGCATTTTGACACTTTGTATCAAGATGGAACAGCATATATTGGAAACAAATACTTATGTGGTGCTCCTGGTGGGATGAACTGCAGTAACTATGCTCCCTCTATCAATGAAACTGTAGAGAACAGATATGATCAAGAAAATGTCCTTTTTGTTGTAGTTATATTCTTGGGCTATGTAACAGGACTTTCTGGATTATTCTTGTTCTTATATTTGATGAAGGATAATTGGAGGAACATGTACTGGAGAGCAGTAGACAGAATTGTGTTGAAAATAGTAAACCGTGGGTCATGA